One segment of Carassius auratus strain Wakin chromosome 2, ASM336829v1, whole genome shotgun sequence DNA contains the following:
- the LOC113115737 gene encoding rho GTPase-activating protein 29-like isoform X3, translating to MFRQGSNSGNKRLTSGFSQPGIPGSNKTLEMGRSSKTNPLNAMGLDHTTTTTTPGGDPDYIMQLVTDVRKFSDVLLSLKEAFHSKENQECSQHVVNERLEELARVLKTVIGKHQALNSSEILGAAGTVIAKVKGVNVKEVNKQNKDTIFGEIHTSIDTLAFTFGNVVSDFLMEDVDSGSRLGYTQARRSRSFENLSEDSGGCNLNDLAELSTVGQVDLLLLKNESGVESALLYAKAWSKYTKDMLAWVEKRLSLDMECARSFAKMAESAKAVASQQDFMPFRDIYVSAFKNEIEYNQVLLQTAGALQTNKFIQPLLARKNDLDKQRKELKEQWQRELKKMSEAESALKKARLLKVQKKEEYEKARSSTSRTEEEQPTAGGRTLEKKRRVEEEALQKAEEAQELYKACVADLEAKKVSLSNAKSEILTQIRELVFQCDLTLKSVTVNWFQMQQTQTQPLSVNYQALSEQAKKYEPGQHYSEFVCSLPKERVWLESLSQDFTTSSKTGMSLHKRSQSSTRSSHGNLSQSSVTSADNHSADEVEGAIQPKAKIAERRSNSSLDMQVLSTQGSQRAWSLGSASGGGMCSDSESAGGSSESRSVDSPTASPGDFKRRLPRTPSTGTMSSADDLDEREPPSPIDNGLAEMVIEVASSPGPFRNAQMSKAAQTHKLRKLRAPSKCRECDSLVVFHGAECEECSLACHKKCLETLAIQCGHKKLQGRLHLFGIEFAQVAKNSPDGIPFIIRKCTSEIESRALNIKGIYRVNGAKSRVEKLCQAFENGKELVELSDLHPHDISNVLKLYLRQLPEPLILYRYYNDMIGLVKETQNMGETDSTKETSPGEQPCLSIELKRVLFKIRDLLRQLPAAHYKTLQFLITHLHRVSEQAEENMMTTSNLGIIFGPTLIKPRQLEAEVSLSSLVDYPHQARMVDLLIRHHHMIFDAPLSPPVSPTSPTEPQPALSRHSRSLMDIKESTKASKRHSSVITSAQLREEVKEMKTRDDKVQTPAGEGSDVNGVGSAPVDMQKSTSVFSRPSASSRGVQLRPQRSKPVSRPISMPVERLLSECNSSSAEEREPSPAAIQETAEPEKPSTPRPSSYFRNPLIDTQSLRKTWDRQYRNYDVTPRTAMIVANLSSSSVPKTSEMNVVPQSSGNRKDGPSNSGGAPISFRAPRILKPPSGTFYRPSSVSQIRSSDSVSAATTTTTGAVYTTAITILNTPAATSTVTTVSTAVATPPSTPTASVTVALKAKRTLTGAAEEGLSESDSISPVTLSPPQSPSSSAEELSPTDSKPLYQRRTRRMQELEQRQARFV from the exons AAAACCAAGAGTGCTCGCAGCACGTGGTCAACGAGCGACTTGAGGAGCTGGCACGTGTGTTGAAGACCGTCATTGGCAAGCACCAGGCACTAAACTCATCAGAAATTCTAGGTGCTGCAGGCACCGTCATCGCCAAAGTCAAAG GCGTGAACGTCAAGGAagtcaataaacaaaacaaagacacaatATTTGGCGAGATACACACATCAATCGATACTTTGGCGTTCACCTTTGGCAATGT AGTGTCTGACTTCCTTATGGAAGATGTGGACAGTGGCTCCAGGTTGGGGTACACCCAAGCCAGAAGAAGTCGT TCTTTTGAAAACCTCTCTGAAGATTCAGGAGGCTGCAATCTAAATGATCTGGCAG AGCTGTCCACCGTGGGGCAGGTGGACCTCCTTCTGCTGAAGAATGAGAGTGGAGTAGAGTCGGCTTTGCTCTACGCCAAGGCCTGGTCCAAATACACCAAAGACATGTTGGCCTGGGTAGAGAAACGCCTCAGCCTGG ACATGGAATGTGCCAGAAGCTTTGCTAAGATGGCAGAATCGGCAAAGGCAGTGGCAAGCCAGCAG GACTTCATGCCTTTCCGGGATATTTACGTCTCTGCCTTTAAAAATGAGATTGAGTACAATCAGGTTCTGCTCCAAACAGCTGGAGCTCTACAAACCAACAAATTTATACAG CCACTGCTGGCCCGCAAGAACGATCTGGACAAGCAGAGGAAAGAGCTAAAGGAACAATGGCAAAGAGAGCTTAAGAAAATG AGCGAGGCCGAGAGCGCTTTGAAGAAGGCTCGGCTGCTGAAGGTGCAGAAGAAGGAGGAGTACGAGAAGGCACGCAGCTCCACCAGCCGCACTGAGGAGGAGCAGCCAACAGCAGGAGGCAGGACACTGGAGAAGAAACGAAGGGTGGAGGAAGAGGCCCTACAGAAG GCAGAGGAAGCGCAGGAGCTGTATAAAGCGTGTGTGGCCGATCTAGAGGCGAAGAAGGTCAGCCTGTCAAACGCAAAGAGTGAGATCCTCACTCAGATTCGGGAGCTGGTCTTCCAATGTGACCTGACCCTCAAATCG GTGACGGTGAACTGGTTCCAGATGCAGCAGACTCAGACCCAACCTCTGTCAGTCAACTACCAAGCTCTAAGTGAACAGGCCAAAAAGTATGAGCCGGGCCAGCACTACTCTGAGTTTGTGTGCAGCCTGCCTAAAGAGCGTGTGTGGCTGGAGTCTCTGTCTCAGGACTTTACCACTTCCTCAAAAACGGG AATGTCCCTTCATAAGAGGTCTCAGAGCAGCACCCGCTCATCCCATGGGAACCTGTCACAGAGCTCTGTTACTTCGGCAGATAATCACAGTGCAGATGAGGTTGAGGGTGCCATACAACCCAAGGCCAAGATCGCTGAGAGACGATCCAATAGCAGTTTAGACATGCAAG TGTTGAGTACGCAGGGCTCCCAGCGGGCCTGGAGCTTGGGCAGTGCCAGTGGAGGGGGCATGTGCAGTGACTCAGAAAGTGCTGGAGGAAGCAGTGAGTCTCGCTCAGTGGACTCCCCCACAGCTAGTCCAG GGGATTTCAAACGCAGGCTTCCCAGAACGCCCTCAACTGGTACCATGTCTTCTGCAGATGACCTGGATGAGAGGGAACCACCTTCCCCAATAGATAATG GCCTTGCTGAGATGGTGATTGAAGTGGCCAGTTCTCCCGGCCCTTTCCGTAATGCTCAGATGTCAAAAGCAGCACAAACTCACAAGTTGCGGAAACTGCGAGCGCCTTCCAAATGCAGAGAGTGTGACAGTCTGGTGGTGTTTCACGGGGCTGAATGTGAGGAG tgctCTTTGGCCTGTCATAAGAAATGCCTGGAGACTCTTGCCATTCAGTGTGGACATAAGAAGCTCCAGGGCAGACTGCACCTGTTCGGGATTGAATTCGCCCAGGTAGCTAAGAACAGTCCTGACGGCATCCCCTTTATCATCAGGAAATGCACCTCAGAAATCGAGAGTCGTGCCCTGAACATTAAG GGCATTTATCGGGTGAATGGGGCGAAGTCTCGTGTGGAAAAGCTGTGCCAGGCCTTTGAGAACGGAAAGGAGTTAGTGGAGCTTTCTGACCTCCACCCACATGACATAAGCAACGTGCTCAAGCTTTACCTGAGACAG TTGCCAGAGCCATTGATTCTCTATCGGTATTATAATGATATGATCGGGCTGGTGAAAGAGACTCAGAACATGGGCGAGACTGACTCGACCAAAGAGACATCACCAGGAGAGCAGCCGTGCCTCAGTATTGAGCTCAAAAGAGTCCTCTTCAAAATCAGAGACCTCCTTCGCCAGCTTCCTGCCGCCCACTACAAAACCCTGCAGTTCCTCATCACCCATCTGCACAG AGTGTCGGAGCAGGCTGAGGAGAACATGATGACCACTAGTAACCTGGGTATCATCTTCGGTCCGACGCTCATCAAGCCCAGGCAGCTGGAGGCAGAAGTGTCGCTGTCCTCTCTGGTTGACTACCCCCACCAGGCCCGAATGGTGGACCTGCTCATTAGGCACCACCACATGATCTTTGATGCCCCCCTCAGCCCACCGGTGTCTCCCACCAGTCCGACAGAACCTCAGCCAGCACTCAGCCGTCACTCCAGATCGCTCATGGATATCAAAGAG AGTACAAAAGCCTCCAAGAGACACTCGTCCGTGATTACCTCTGCACAGCTGAGGGAGGAAGTGAAGGAGATGAAGACACGGGATGATAAAGTGCAAACACCTG CAGGTGAGGGCTCAGATGTCAATGGGGTTGGCTCAGCTCCTGTGGACATGCAGAAGTCCACATCTGTGTTCAGCCGGCCGAGTGCCAGCAGCCGAGGGGTGCAACTACGTCCCCAGCGCTCCAAGCCAGTGTCTCGACCCATCAGCATGCCTGTGGAGAGACTGCTCAGCGAGTGCAACAGCTCCAGCGCAGAGGAGCGTGAACCCTCGCCGGCTGCCATTCAGGAGACGGCTGAACCGGAGAAGCCTTCAACACCTCGTCCCAGCAGCTACTTCAGGAACCCGCTAATCGACACTCAGTCGCTGAGGAAGACCTGGGACAGACAGTACAGGAATTATGATGTGACGCCCAGAACTGCAATGATAGTGGCCAACCTGTCTTCCTCCAGTGTGCCAAAAACGTCAGAAATGAATGTTGTACCCCAAAGTAGTGGCAATAGAAAAGATGGTCCTAGCAATTCCGGGGGGGCTCCGATATCCTTCCGAGCGCCACGGATACTAAAACCCCCTTCTGGAACGTTCTATAGACCTTCATCAGTAAGCCAAATCAGGTCATCTGACTCCGTTTCAGCTGCTACAACCACTACCACAGGAGCTGTATACACAACAGCCATTACCATATTAAACACACCAGCGGCCACATCAACAGTGACGACAGTCTCCACAGCAGTAGCGACTCCCCCATCCACACCAACAGCATCAGTGACTGTCGCTCTAAAAGCCAAGCGGACTTTAACAGGAGCAGCAGAGGAAGGACTGTCAGAGAGCGACTCGATCAGCCCCGTCACTCTCTCTCCGCCTCAGTCTCCAAGCTCCAGCGCAGAGGAGCTCAGCCCTACGGACTCCAAACCCCTCTATCAGAGGCGCACTCGCCGAATGCAGGAGCTAGAGCAAAGACAGGCccgttttgtttaa
- the LOC113115737 gene encoding rho GTPase-activating protein 29-like isoform X2, with protein MFRQGSNSGNKRLTSGFSQPGIPGSNKTLEMGRSSKTNPLNAMGLDHTTTTTTPGGDPDYIMQLVTDVRKFSDVLLSLKEAFHSKENQECSQHVVNERLEELARVLKTVIGKHQALNSSEILGAAGTVIAKVKGVNVKEVNKQNKDTIFGEIHTSIDTLAFTFGNVVSDFLMEDVDSGSRLGYTQARRSRSFENLSEDSGGCNLNDLADPALSPELSTVGQVDLLLLKNESGVESALLYAKAWSKYTKDMLAWVEKRLSLDMECARSFAKMAESAKAVASQQDFMPFRDIYVSAFKNEIEYNQVLLQTAGALQTNKFIQPLLARKNDLDKQRKELKEQWQRELKKMSEAESALKKARLLKVQKKEEYEKARSSTSRTEEEQPTAGGRTLEKKRRVEEEALQKAEEAQELYKACVADLEAKKVSLSNAKSEILTQIRELVFQCDLTLKSVTVNWFQMQQTQTQPLSVNYQALSEQAKKYEPGQHYSEFVCSLPKERVWLESLSQDFTTSSKTGMSLHKRSQSSTRSSHGNLSQSSVTSADNHSADEVEGAIQPKAKIAERRSNSSLDMQVLSTQGSQRAWSLGSASGGGMCSDSESAGGSSESRSVDSPTASPGDFKRRLPRTPSTGTMSSADDLDEREPPSPIDNGLAEMVIEVASSPGPFRNAQMSKAAQTHKLRKLRAPSKCRECDSLVVFHGAECEECSLACHKKCLETLAIQCGHKKLQGRLHLFGIEFAQVAKNSPDGIPFIIRKCTSEIESRALNIKGIYRVNGAKSRVEKLCQAFENGKELVELSDLHPHDISNVLKLYLRQLPEPLILYRYYNDMIGLVKETQNMGETDSTKETSPGEQPCLSIELKRVLFKIRDLLRQLPAAHYKTLQFLITHLHRVSEQAEENMMTTSNLGIIFGPTLIKPRQLEAEVSLSSLVDYPHQARMVDLLIRHHHMIFDAPLSPPVSPTSPTEPQPALSRHSRSLMDIKESTKASKRHSSVITSAQLREEVKEMKTRDDKVQTPGEGSDVNGVGSAPVDMQKSTSVFSRPSASSRGVQLRPQRSKPVSRPISMPVERLLSECNSSSAEEREPSPAAIQETAEPEKPSTPRPSSYFRNPLIDTQSLRKTWDRQYRNYDVTPRTAMIVANLSSSSVPKTSEMNVVPQSSGNRKDGPSNSGGAPISFRAPRILKPPSGTFYRPSSVSQIRSSDSVSAATTTTTGAVYTTAITILNTPAATSTVTTVSTAVATPPSTPTASVTVALKAKRTLTGAAEEGLSESDSISPVTLSPPQSPSSSAEELSPTDSKPLYQRRTRRMQELEQRQARFV; from the exons AAAACCAAGAGTGCTCGCAGCACGTGGTCAACGAGCGACTTGAGGAGCTGGCACGTGTGTTGAAGACCGTCATTGGCAAGCACCAGGCACTAAACTCATCAGAAATTCTAGGTGCTGCAGGCACCGTCATCGCCAAAGTCAAAG GCGTGAACGTCAAGGAagtcaataaacaaaacaaagacacaatATTTGGCGAGATACACACATCAATCGATACTTTGGCGTTCACCTTTGGCAATGT AGTGTCTGACTTCCTTATGGAAGATGTGGACAGTGGCTCCAGGTTGGGGTACACCCAAGCCAGAAGAAGTCGT TCTTTTGAAAACCTCTCTGAAGATTCAGGAGGCTGCAATCTAAATGATCTGGCAG ATCCCGCTCTGTCCCCAGAGCTGTCCACCGTGGGGCAGGTGGACCTCCTTCTGCTGAAGAATGAGAGTGGAGTAGAGTCGGCTTTGCTCTACGCCAAGGCCTGGTCCAAATACACCAAAGACATGTTGGCCTGGGTAGAGAAACGCCTCAGCCTGG ACATGGAATGTGCCAGAAGCTTTGCTAAGATGGCAGAATCGGCAAAGGCAGTGGCAAGCCAGCAG GACTTCATGCCTTTCCGGGATATTTACGTCTCTGCCTTTAAAAATGAGATTGAGTACAATCAGGTTCTGCTCCAAACAGCTGGAGCTCTACAAACCAACAAATTTATACAG CCACTGCTGGCCCGCAAGAACGATCTGGACAAGCAGAGGAAAGAGCTAAAGGAACAATGGCAAAGAGAGCTTAAGAAAATG AGCGAGGCCGAGAGCGCTTTGAAGAAGGCTCGGCTGCTGAAGGTGCAGAAGAAGGAGGAGTACGAGAAGGCACGCAGCTCCACCAGCCGCACTGAGGAGGAGCAGCCAACAGCAGGAGGCAGGACACTGGAGAAGAAACGAAGGGTGGAGGAAGAGGCCCTACAGAAG GCAGAGGAAGCGCAGGAGCTGTATAAAGCGTGTGTGGCCGATCTAGAGGCGAAGAAGGTCAGCCTGTCAAACGCAAAGAGTGAGATCCTCACTCAGATTCGGGAGCTGGTCTTCCAATGTGACCTGACCCTCAAATCG GTGACGGTGAACTGGTTCCAGATGCAGCAGACTCAGACCCAACCTCTGTCAGTCAACTACCAAGCTCTAAGTGAACAGGCCAAAAAGTATGAGCCGGGCCAGCACTACTCTGAGTTTGTGTGCAGCCTGCCTAAAGAGCGTGTGTGGCTGGAGTCTCTGTCTCAGGACTTTACCACTTCCTCAAAAACGGG AATGTCCCTTCATAAGAGGTCTCAGAGCAGCACCCGCTCATCCCATGGGAACCTGTCACAGAGCTCTGTTACTTCGGCAGATAATCACAGTGCAGATGAGGTTGAGGGTGCCATACAACCCAAGGCCAAGATCGCTGAGAGACGATCCAATAGCAGTTTAGACATGCAAG TGTTGAGTACGCAGGGCTCCCAGCGGGCCTGGAGCTTGGGCAGTGCCAGTGGAGGGGGCATGTGCAGTGACTCAGAAAGTGCTGGAGGAAGCAGTGAGTCTCGCTCAGTGGACTCCCCCACAGCTAGTCCAG GGGATTTCAAACGCAGGCTTCCCAGAACGCCCTCAACTGGTACCATGTCTTCTGCAGATGACCTGGATGAGAGGGAACCACCTTCCCCAATAGATAATG GCCTTGCTGAGATGGTGATTGAAGTGGCCAGTTCTCCCGGCCCTTTCCGTAATGCTCAGATGTCAAAAGCAGCACAAACTCACAAGTTGCGGAAACTGCGAGCGCCTTCCAAATGCAGAGAGTGTGACAGTCTGGTGGTGTTTCACGGGGCTGAATGTGAGGAG tgctCTTTGGCCTGTCATAAGAAATGCCTGGAGACTCTTGCCATTCAGTGTGGACATAAGAAGCTCCAGGGCAGACTGCACCTGTTCGGGATTGAATTCGCCCAGGTAGCTAAGAACAGTCCTGACGGCATCCCCTTTATCATCAGGAAATGCACCTCAGAAATCGAGAGTCGTGCCCTGAACATTAAG GGCATTTATCGGGTGAATGGGGCGAAGTCTCGTGTGGAAAAGCTGTGCCAGGCCTTTGAGAACGGAAAGGAGTTAGTGGAGCTTTCTGACCTCCACCCACATGACATAAGCAACGTGCTCAAGCTTTACCTGAGACAG TTGCCAGAGCCATTGATTCTCTATCGGTATTATAATGATATGATCGGGCTGGTGAAAGAGACTCAGAACATGGGCGAGACTGACTCGACCAAAGAGACATCACCAGGAGAGCAGCCGTGCCTCAGTATTGAGCTCAAAAGAGTCCTCTTCAAAATCAGAGACCTCCTTCGCCAGCTTCCTGCCGCCCACTACAAAACCCTGCAGTTCCTCATCACCCATCTGCACAG AGTGTCGGAGCAGGCTGAGGAGAACATGATGACCACTAGTAACCTGGGTATCATCTTCGGTCCGACGCTCATCAAGCCCAGGCAGCTGGAGGCAGAAGTGTCGCTGTCCTCTCTGGTTGACTACCCCCACCAGGCCCGAATGGTGGACCTGCTCATTAGGCACCACCACATGATCTTTGATGCCCCCCTCAGCCCACCGGTGTCTCCCACCAGTCCGACAGAACCTCAGCCAGCACTCAGCCGTCACTCCAGATCGCTCATGGATATCAAAGAG AGTACAAAAGCCTCCAAGAGACACTCGTCCGTGATTACCTCTGCACAGCTGAGGGAGGAAGTGAAGGAGATGAAGACACGGGATGATAAAGTGCAAACACCTG GTGAGGGCTCAGATGTCAATGGGGTTGGCTCAGCTCCTGTGGACATGCAGAAGTCCACATCTGTGTTCAGCCGGCCGAGTGCCAGCAGCCGAGGGGTGCAACTACGTCCCCAGCGCTCCAAGCCAGTGTCTCGACCCATCAGCATGCCTGTGGAGAGACTGCTCAGCGAGTGCAACAGCTCCAGCGCAGAGGAGCGTGAACCCTCGCCGGCTGCCATTCAGGAGACGGCTGAACCGGAGAAGCCTTCAACACCTCGTCCCAGCAGCTACTTCAGGAACCCGCTAATCGACACTCAGTCGCTGAGGAAGACCTGGGACAGACAGTACAGGAATTATGATGTGACGCCCAGAACTGCAATGATAGTGGCCAACCTGTCTTCCTCCAGTGTGCCAAAAACGTCAGAAATGAATGTTGTACCCCAAAGTAGTGGCAATAGAAAAGATGGTCCTAGCAATTCCGGGGGGGCTCCGATATCCTTCCGAGCGCCACGGATACTAAAACCCCCTTCTGGAACGTTCTATAGACCTTCATCAGTAAGCCAAATCAGGTCATCTGACTCCGTTTCAGCTGCTACAACCACTACCACAGGAGCTGTATACACAACAGCCATTACCATATTAAACACACCAGCGGCCACATCAACAGTGACGACAGTCTCCACAGCAGTAGCGACTCCCCCATCCACACCAACAGCATCAGTGACTGTCGCTCTAAAAGCCAAGCGGACTTTAACAGGAGCAGCAGAGGAAGGACTGTCAGAGAGCGACTCGATCAGCCCCGTCACTCTCTCTCCGCCTCAGTCTCCAAGCTCCAGCGCAGAGGAGCTCAGCCCTACGGACTCCAAACCCCTCTATCAGAGGCGCACTCGCCGAATGCAGGAGCTAGAGCAAAGACAGGCccgttttgtttaa